GACGCTGGCCAAGGTTGAACAGGAGTTCCCAAACTGTGAGCCAATCCTCCTTCGTAAGCTTGAGCGAGAAGTCTGTGAGGGCATCTACCATAATGGCGTAGCCTCAGTCGTGCAGTTTATTGGCAGAAAGAAGCCCTAACAAGCATGTTGCAGCGGAACATATCTGTCTTGTTCGTTGAGTTCGAAAGTTGAACTGCATCCGCTGAACACGACCGTTATCCTACTTGAGCCGTTGGCATGGTAGTCCTTGTGATCTATTAGTCCAGCGTTCGATGTTAAGTTACTGCTGGCTCTGAACAAACGCAGAATTATGAGGACGCAACAGAGATTTGAAGCGAAGAAACAAGTAGTGTTGCAGGCGGTAATTAGAAACACAGGCAAATTTCCAATTACTCGGTCCAACCGTCGATTCAATCCACAAAACACTTAAGTCAGGCAAAACACCTCACCCTCTAGAAAAAGGCAGTCCTACAAAGGTAAGGATGCATCGTCGTGGTGAACGAAGGACCAAACTGCCCCAGCTTTATTCTCAAGCTTTTTACAGAAGCATAGAATAATTCTCACTAAACGAGAAATCCTCTACCTCATCGTGTTGTTAAATACTCTCAATGTGATTCGTTTTGCTACTGTCTTTGCTCATTGCTCGATGTCGTTTACTCGGTAGCAATTGGCCTTAGTCTGACCAGAAGTCTATACAGCAGAAGCGCACTGACGTTTCAGTAGAATTGAATCAGTACTAATAGGCCTAGAATAGGAAAGTGAGATACACCAATGCTGCAATCTGTTGAGCAACGCATTGAGCATGTCATCAATAACCTTTTGCCAACAACAGCCCTAGAAGGAAAATTTGATTCACCAAAAACTTTAGATGAGCAACTAACGCGTTACCACACTCCAGGCATCAGCATTGCAGTCATTAACGATTTTGAAATTGAATGGGCGCGTGGGTTTGGAGTGTGCGAGGCAGGAACAACCCATGAAGTTACGCCAGACACACTGTTTCAAGCAGGCTCCATCAGCAAGCCTGTTTTTGCCCTGGCAGTCATGCGTCTTGTCCAGGAAGGCCGGCTCAATCTGGATGAGGATGTCAACTCCTATCTCACCTCATGGCGTGTGCCTGCAAACGGAGATTGGCAACCCTGTGTTACTCTGCGACAGTTGTTGAGCCATACAGCTGGCACAACAGCACAAAGCTATTATGGCTATCACGTCTCATCTCCCCTACCGACTACTCTTCAAGTTCTGAATGGTGAACTGCCAGCCAATAGCGAGAAAGTAGAAGTCAACATTATCCCTGGGTTGAACTATCGCTACTCCGGCGGTGGCATGACAATTGCACAGCAAGTATTGGTAGATGTGCTAGGGAAACCTTTCCCAGAGATTATGTGTGAGTTGGTGTTAGAACCACTGGGTATGACCAATAGCACCTATCAACAGCCAATTCCAATAGATTGGGCAATGAGGACAGCAACAGCTCACCCAATTAATGGTACTCCTCTCGGGGGAAAGCATTTTATTTATCCTGAAATGGCAGCAGCAGGGTTGTGGACTACACCAACAGACTTAGCCAAACTTGGGATTGAACTGATGCAAGTCCTGCATGGGAAATCTCCTGTTGTATGGAATAAAGAAACTATCGAAGAAATATTGCGTCCTCAAACAGAGCAATCTAAAGGCTCAAATGGATCATTCCTAGGATTAGGTTTTGCCGGTAAAGGAACAGGTGATGGTTCCTACTTTTATCATGGCGGAGCCAATATAGGATTTGAAGCTTTGATGCGCTTTTACGCACGTATTGGCACAGGTGTTGTCATCATGTTTAACTCTAACGAGGGTAGGCCCTTGATTGAAGAGATCATGTGCTCCATTGGGCAAGCCTACGATTTGCCTGATGCATTACCACAAGAGAGAAAGCCGATTGCTTTACTGCAAACCGATAACTACTCAGGAGTGTATGCAACAGAAGCGGGATTGCAGTTGAACGTAATCAGCCAGAATGGGAACTTGTTTTTACAGTCTGGTCAGCAACCACCGCTACAGTTCTTCCCTACCTCAGAGCTAGAGTTCTTTGCCAAAGCAGCAAATACGAATATCTCCTTTGAAAGAGATGATGCTGGCAACATTAGTGTGATGACATTAAGTCAAGCAGAGGTCATGGGCTTAGGACCACAACCGGATAAACAAATAAGAGCAAAGAGGCAGAAATAAAGAATACAAATATTATGCAACAAGTGCAGCTCAACCCTGCGATAAAGCGGAGAGTTGGAGAATCTTGGTGCTGAGTTTGAGTTCATCCGAGGCTTGTTTTTTTACTGCTTCAAACACGACAAATGTCAAGTTTGTTGTATGAATGCCGCACAACAGTGCGCTTGCACACCAACCGCTTAGAATTTCTTTGTTGAGTCCAAAAGGTTCTCTGTGGTAGCTGAAGTGGATCACTGCGCGTCAAAGGAGGGCTAATGAAAACTCGAAGTCTAGCAATACTATTTGGGCCATTTGGGATACTATTTGCAATTTTTCTCCTGGCGCCTTATAGCCACGCGCAAGCAAGGTTGAATGGCCTAAAGGTCCAATATTCTTTGCATTGAATATCGACACACCCAATAGGACAGCCGATCTCCAGAAGAGAGAGGCTATTACCCGAGCGATTCTTCGCTCCATAGAGGCATTACCGCCCAACTAGTCAATGCAGAGGGTACCTTCGGTGCCGCTGATTTCAAACATTAGCCTTCTGCATCCTCAGCGAGGATGCAGAAGGCTTCTCTATTGGTTGCCATAAGCTGCCTTGAGCATTTGGTAAGGTGCTCAAGGTTATGTGGACACTAGGTATTTGAGCACTAGACTGTAAATAGTAGTTGTGTCAAACAATGCATTCTGACCCAGAAAAACATTCTGACCCAGTACAAAAAGAGTACTCTCGTCTTGCACCTTTGTACGATCACCGCTGGTCGTTCTACATCGATTCAACCATTCAAGAGACAATTAATCGACTAGCCATCAATCCTCATGAACGGGTCTTGGATCTTGGTTGTGGCACAGGGGCTCTTATTCAGCGCCTGCTGCATTTAGCCCCAGAGGCAAGATTTTTTGGGCTAGATCCCTCTGTTGAAATGCTTTGTGTAGCCAAGCGAAAACTACCAGATTCAGTGGAGTTATGTGTAGGCAGTGCTGATACCCTTCCATTCGCAAACGAAAGTTTTGACGTTGTAATTTCAACAAATGCTTTTCACTACTTTCGTGATCCCGCTCAAGCGATTCAGGAAGCGAGAAGAGTTCTCAAGCCTAATGGTCGTCTAGTGATCACTGACTGGTGCCATGACTATTTAACTTGTCGTATCTGTGACCTTCTTCTGCGTTTATTCAATCGTGCCCATTTCCGTACATATGGAGTTAGTCAGTGCCAAGTAATGCTCCAAAACGAGGGGTTACACGAGGTTTCAATTGAGAAATACAAGATCGATTGGCTTTGGGGTATGATGACAGCGCAAGCTGTAAAAGAAACCGCAGCCTAACGCTGCCTTAGCGCAAGCGAGACAAAGATTGTCGGTGCGAGTTTGAGTTATCTGCCGGCGCACAACTTCACCGTTATCCTGCTGCGCGCAGCGTAACTTGTGCTGAGAAGATTAACACTAGCAAAGTTAATGCATCATGCTTTTTCTCAGGCAATACCAACGTTCAGACCACAGTGCCGTCTGTGTATTACACAATCTAGCTCTTTCCCAAGTTGGAGCCAACGCAGGTCCCGGACCTTGGAATGACGACCTGGATCAGATTGAAGAAACTTATCTGCAGAAAGGCGACTTTGTCGTTGGCTTTATTGACACTCAGTTGGTTGCTATGGGGGCACTCCGCCCGACTTCACCAGCACGAGCCGAAATCAAACGCATGAGGATTCATCCCGATTATCAGCGTCGAGGTTTTGGTCAGCAAGTTCTTAACCATCTGGAACAGAAAGCAAGGACCTTAGGTTACAAAGTCCTACATTTGGATACAACAGACCGGCAAGCAGCCGCCCAGCAGTTTTATATGAAGAACGGCTATCTGGAGGTTGAGAGAAAGGAATGGAAGGGCATGACCATGATTTTCTACGAGAAGAACTTTCAATGATAGATAATGTATGAGGGTAATGCTGAGAACAGGAAAACTTTCTGCCGATCCACCTAATCCTATTGATTCGCAGTTAGGTGTCTCAGGAGATTATCTTAGGGCAGTGCTTGATTAGCAGTAGACGGTAGAGATGACACTAACCATATACGGGAATCTGTGTACAGAGGTGTACGAGTTGACCAAACCCGTAGGTAAGGAATACCCTGATGTTCCCTATTTCATTCACCATCTCTCCAAAAACGGTGGAAGAATTTTGGA
The sequence above is drawn from the Leptolyngbya sp. FACHB-261 genome and encodes:
- a CDS encoding serine hydrolase, translated to MLQSVEQRIEHVINNLLPTTALEGKFDSPKTLDEQLTRYHTPGISIAVINDFEIEWARGFGVCEAGTTHEVTPDTLFQAGSISKPVFALAVMRLVQEGRLNLDEDVNSYLTSWRVPANGDWQPCVTLRQLLSHTAGTTAQSYYGYHVSSPLPTTLQVLNGELPANSEKVEVNIIPGLNYRYSGGGMTIAQQVLVDVLGKPFPEIMCELVLEPLGMTNSTYQQPIPIDWAMRTATAHPINGTPLGGKHFIYPEMAAAGLWTTPTDLAKLGIELMQVLHGKSPVVWNKETIEEILRPQTEQSKGSNGSFLGLGFAGKGTGDGSYFYHGGANIGFEALMRFYARIGTGVVIMFNSNEGRPLIEEIMCSIGQAYDLPDALPQERKPIALLQTDNYSGVYATEAGLQLNVISQNGNLFLQSGQQPPLQFFPTSELEFFAKAANTNISFERDDAGNISVMTLSQAEVMGLGPQPDKQIRAKRQK
- a CDS encoding class I SAM-dependent methyltransferase; amino-acid sequence: MHSDPEKHSDPVQKEYSRLAPLYDHRWSFYIDSTIQETINRLAINPHERVLDLGCGTGALIQRLLHLAPEARFFGLDPSVEMLCVAKRKLPDSVELCVGSADTLPFANESFDVVISTNAFHYFRDPAQAIQEARRVLKPNGRLVITDWCHDYLTCRICDLLLRLFNRAHFRTYGVSQCQVMLQNEGLHEVSIEKYKIDWLWGMMTAQAVKETAA
- a CDS encoding GNAT family N-acetyltransferase — encoded protein: MLFLRQYQRSDHSAVCVLHNLALSQVGANAGPGPWNDDLDQIEETYLQKGDFVVGFIDTQLVAMGALRPTSPARAEIKRMRIHPDYQRRGFGQQVLNHLEQKARTLGYKVLHLDTTDRQAAAQQFYMKNGYLEVERKEWKGMTMIFYEKNFQ